From a single Pyxidicoccus xibeiensis genomic region:
- a CDS encoding non-ribosomal peptide synthetase, with protein sequence QHLLLVTLHHIISDGWSTAVMVRELGAYYRQFTGGEPARLAPLSVQYADYSVWQRQWLQGDVLKQELDWWRQQLAGSSHALELPTDRPRPAVQTYRGAMLPVALSRDVSDAIKALAQREGATPFMVLLASWQLLLSKYSGQDDVSVGSPIANRNRVETEGLIGFFINTLVLRAKIDGRQSFRELLAQARQRTLAAYEHQDVPFEKLVEELQPQRDLSRSPLFQVTLTLQNTPNETLNLPGLTLTPVAPELDSSKYDFSLLLEEGSEGFTGFLNYNTDLFDAGTVQRLMQHYAVLLQAAVSTPERRLELLPVLTDAERQQVVTEWSGKRGDYPSDTSLADLFTQQVRSTPDAVALVFGDEQLTYAQLDTRANQLANYLHSVGVQAGSRVAVRLERSVDLVVGLLAILKAGAAYVPLDKGWPTERVTFVLQQSAAGVLLTQSELADELPDTGSVLVVMDEEGARIARQSESAPAIPSTGDALAYVMFTSGSTGQPKGVCVPHRAIARLVKSNSFMRFGPQEVWLQAAPVAFDASTLEIWGALLNGA encoded by the coding sequence GCAGCACCTGCTGCTGGTGACGCTGCACCACATCATCTCGGACGGCTGGTCCACGGCCGTCATGGTGCGAGAGCTGGGCGCGTACTACCGCCAGTTCACCGGCGGCGAGCCCGCCCGCCTCGCGCCGCTGTCCGTGCAGTACGCGGACTACTCGGTCTGGCAGCGCCAGTGGCTGCAGGGTGACGTGCTGAAGCAGGAGCTGGACTGGTGGCGGCAGCAGCTGGCCGGCTCGAGCCATGCGCTGGAGCTGCCCACGGACCGGCCCCGTCCGGCGGTGCAGACGTACCGCGGCGCGATGCTGCCGGTCGCGCTGTCCCGCGACGTGAGTGACGCCATCAAGGCACTGGCACAGCGCGAAGGGGCCACGCCCTTCATGGTGCTGCTCGCCTCGTGGCAGCTGCTGCTCTCCAAGTACTCCGGGCAGGACGACGTCTCGGTTGGCTCGCCCATCGCCAACCGCAACCGGGTGGAGACCGAAGGCCTCATCGGCTTCTTCATCAACACCCTCGTGCTGCGCGCGAAGATTGACGGCCGTCAGTCCTTCCGCGAGCTGCTCGCCCAGGCCCGGCAGCGCACGCTCGCCGCGTACGAGCACCAGGATGTTCCCTTCGAGAAGCTGGTCGAAGAGCTCCAGCCGCAGCGAGACCTGAGCCGCAGCCCGCTCTTCCAGGTCACGCTCACGCTGCAGAACACGCCCAACGAGACGCTGAACCTGCCGGGGCTGACGCTCACCCCCGTGGCGCCGGAGCTCGACTCGTCGAAGTACGACTTCAGCCTCCTGCTCGAAGAGGGCAGCGAGGGCTTCACCGGCTTCCTCAACTACAACACGGACCTCTTCGACGCCGGCACCGTGCAGCGGTTGATGCAGCACTACGCCGTGCTCCTCCAGGCGGCCGTCTCCACACCGGAGCGCAGGCTCGAGCTGCTCCCGGTGCTCACGGATGCCGAGCGCCAGCAGGTGGTGACGGAGTGGAGCGGCAAGCGCGGGGACTACCCGAGCGACACCTCCCTGGCGGACCTCTTCACGCAGCAGGTGCGCAGCACGCCGGACGCCGTCGCGCTCGTCTTCGGTGACGAGCAGCTGACGTACGCGCAGCTGGACACGCGCGCCAACCAGCTCGCCAACTACCTCCACTCGGTGGGTGTGCAGGCCGGAAGCCGTGTCGCGGTGCGCCTGGAGCGCTCCGTCGACCTGGTGGTCGGCCTGCTGGCCATCCTCAAGGCCGGCGCCGCCTACGTCCCGCTGGACAAGGGCTGGCCCACCGAGCGCGTCACCTTCGTGCTCCAGCAGTCCGCCGCGGGCGTGCTGCTCACCCAGTCGGAGCTCGCAGACGAGCTGCCCGACACGGGCAGCGTCCTCGTCGTCATGGACGAGGAAGGCGCTCGCATCGCGCGCCAGTCCGAGTCCGCCCCCGCCATTCCCTCCACCGGGGATGCGCTGGCGTACGTGATGTTCACCTCGGGCTCCACCGGCCAGCCCAAGGGCGTCTGCGTGCCTCACCGGGCCATCGCGCGCCTGGTGAAGAGCAACAGCTTCATGCGCTTCGGGCCCCAGGAAGTCTGGCTCCAGGCCGCCCCCGTCGCCTTCGACGCCTCGACTCTCGAAATCTGGGGTGCGCTCCTCAACGGCGCGAA